Proteins encoded together in one uncultured Desulfosarcina sp. window:
- a CDS encoding ATP-dependent helicase, whose product MQLSPQQQAAVEHTGSPALVVAGAGSGKTRTLTAKFAHLVKSGLPPEQILAITFTNKAADEMKGRLIHMTGMGMQRFPWVRTYHSACFQILKEHGHLLGYQRPLQVFTAYHQQKTVREVLLALNYDKKHTGAVLSQISNAKNSGHPGAYFDRHPRQGTVRLIDVYERYENVLRAANAVDFDNILLLTRNLLRDHETVRERYRKQFAYILCDEYQDTNDLNEEITALLLTNGNLFAVGDDWQSIYSFRMSNVGHFLSFKKKYPGARIFRLEQNYRSANEIVQLGNCVINNNESRMEKDCFSDKEGGVVETHEFYTDQEEALWVADKIHSLRRMDIPYEKMAVLYRTKFCSLPFEQAFRRSQIPYHMMGGKGFFERVEILDLNCYITAAVFNKDDTAFERILNTPKRGIGPGTVKKIAQMRTGDMSLQEAARKAVADRVLTPKLYDSLSQVLNLLDEIRDLSPAEAIQRTIARTGYMEHLENYTRSNSMDFTVRQENIDQLIHAASQKETIVEYLEEAALVREDKEDEEESSGVNLCTVHGAKGLEFHTVFVVGCEEQLFPHWRSMEREEDLEEERRLMYVAVTRAERCLFLTAASFRKGQFNVRSRFLDEIDDVLADV is encoded by the coding sequence ATGCAGTTATCCCCCCAACAGCAGGCCGCCGTGGAACATACCGGCTCGCCGGCCCTGGTGGTTGCCGGCGCCGGTTCCGGAAAAACCCGCACCCTGACCGCCAAATTCGCCCACCTGGTGAAATCGGGGCTGCCGCCGGAGCAAATCCTGGCCATCACCTTTACCAACAAGGCCGCCGACGAGATGAAAGGGCGGCTGATTCACATGACGGGTATGGGGATGCAGCGCTTTCCCTGGGTGCGCACCTACCACAGCGCCTGTTTCCAGATCCTGAAGGAACACGGACACCTGCTGGGCTACCAGCGCCCCTTGCAGGTGTTTACCGCCTATCACCAGCAGAAAACCGTCAGGGAGGTCCTGCTGGCCCTCAATTACGATAAGAAACACACCGGGGCGGTGCTGAGCCAGATATCCAATGCCAAGAACAGTGGGCACCCCGGCGCCTATTTCGACCGGCATCCCCGGCAGGGCACTGTCCGTCTGATCGACGTGTACGAACGCTACGAGAACGTCCTCAGGGCAGCCAACGCCGTGGATTTCGACAATATCCTGCTGCTCACCCGCAACCTGCTCCGGGACCATGAGACGGTGCGGGAACGCTACCGGAAGCAATTCGCCTACATCCTTTGCGACGAGTATCAGGACACCAACGATCTCAACGAAGAGATCACCGCTCTGTTGCTGACGAACGGAAATCTTTTTGCCGTGGGCGACGACTGGCAGTCCATCTACTCGTTTCGCATGAGCAACGTCGGCCATTTCCTCTCCTTTAAAAAGAAATATCCGGGGGCTCGCATTTTCCGGCTGGAGCAGAATTACCGCAGCGCCAACGAAATCGTCCAACTGGGCAACTGTGTGATCAACAACAACGAAAGCCGCATGGAAAAGGACTGCTTTTCGGACAAAGAGGGCGGCGTGGTCGAGACCCATGAATTTTATACCGACCAGGAGGAGGCCCTCTGGGTGGCGGACAAGATCCACAGCCTGAGGCGCATGGATATCCCTTACGAGAAAATGGCCGTGCTCTATCGCACCAAATTCTGTTCCCTGCCATTCGAGCAGGCCTTCCGCAGGTCCCAGATTCCCTACCACATGATGGGCGGAAAGGGGTTTTTCGAGCGGGTGGAGATCCTGGATCTGAACTGCTACATCACCGCGGCGGTCTTTAATAAGGATGACACGGCTTTTGAAAGGATACTCAATACGCCCAAACGGGGCATCGGGCCCGGGACGGTGAAAAAGATCGCCCAGATGCGCACCGGCGACATGAGCCTGCAGGAAGCCGCCCGTAAGGCCGTGGCCGACCGGGTGCTGACGCCCAAACTCTACGACAGCCTCAGCCAGGTGCTGAACCTGCTGGACGAGATTCGGGATTTGTCGCCCGCCGAGGCCATCCAGCGCACCATCGCCCGCACCGGCTACATGGAGCACCTGGAAAACTATACCCGCTCCAATTCCATGGATTTTACCGTCCGGCAGGAGAATATCGACCAGTTGATCCATGCGGCCTCGCAAAAAGAGACCATCGTGGAATATCTGGAAGAGGCGGCTCTGGTCCGGGAGGACAAGGAAGACGAAGAAGAATCTTCAGGGGTCAATCTCTGCACGGTGCACGGGGCCAAGGGGCTGGAGTTTCATACGGTATTTGTCGTCGGCTGCGAAGAACAGCTCTTTCCCCACTGGCGGTCCATGGAACGCGAAGAAGATTTGGAGGAAGAACGGCGGCTGATGTACGTTGC